From one Humulus lupulus chromosome 8, drHumLupu1.1, whole genome shotgun sequence genomic stretch:
- the LOC133795162 gene encoding uncharacterized protein LOC133795162, which yields MKLNPTKCVFGVSSGQFLGYIVSQRGIEANLTQIASLSEIKEPRTIRDIQALAGKIVALSRFISRMSDRCQPFLQCIKKSTNTTWGPEQQKALDELKTYLSSPPILSSPIANEDLFLYLSVSQFAVSSVLFREEANRQRPVFYCSKMLLDAETRYSMMEKLALALLTAKKKLRQYFESHTIIVYTDYPLKQAIELGTYDIQFLPRKAKKGQVLANFLVEIQSFTPDALPELLESENQWLWTMHTDGASNSQGAGIGVVLEAPSGLKIEEAIRLEQPTTNNEAEYEALIYGLELAREMGIQRLNVRGDSQLMIEQVAGNFDTKAPHLASLLQKATVLRSHFRQFDLTQVPREQNQKADALAKLASAGACTRQSSISLSRSSKDMEVCSTSSEPECWIDPIIKYLTTSELPPNPKDAKLLRLRAQRYSMIHGTLYRKSFNGPYLRCLRPSEAKKLLEEIHEGACGNHTGGRSLAHKALTAGYYWPYMMTEARDYAKKCDKCQRFAPTIHQPAQTLHSIVAPWPFAKWGMDVVGELPKAVGGKRYAFVATDYFTKWVVAEAYVTVSKTDTMSFIWKHIICQFGIPWEIVVDNGTPFQNAKVQELCDTYKIKLSFASVTYPQGNGQAEASNKVIFANIKKNLEDKKGAWVEELPKVLWAYRTTKRSSTGESPFAMVYGTEAIIPTEVGQPTLRTEIASDPTTNTIQLLHNLDLLEETRTMAQMRLENYQKVAERYYNKRVQLRTFQEGDWVLRKQGSHPARWNQTESQQFMATRPLRTAYVQDPTASACTLHWILYRILI from the exons ATGAAGTTAAACCCCACAAAATGTGTCTTCGGGGTATCCTCCGGACAGTTCTTGGGATACATCGTCAGTCAGAGGGGCATCGAGGCGAACCTAACTCAGATTGCGTCCCTCTCAGAAATTAAGGAACCCCGAACCATCCGAGACATACAGGCTCTAGCCGGCAAGATAGTAGCATTAAGTCGATTCATATCACGAATGTCAGACCGCTGCCAACCCTTCTTGCAGTGCATAAAGAAGTccaccaacaccacctggggACCAGAACAGCAAAAAGCATTGGACGAGTTGAAGACTTATTTGAGCTCTCCTCCTATATTGAGCTCACCTATTGCTAATGAAGATTTATTCTTATATTTGTCTGTCTCACAATTCGCTGTAAGTTCCGTTCTTTTTCGAGAAGAAGCCAATCGTCAGAGGCCAGTGTTCTACTGCAGCAAGATGTTGTTAGATGCTGAAACCCGATACagtatgatggaaaaattggcactcgCACTCCTCACGGCCAAAAAGAAGTTACGACAATACTTTGAAAGCCACACAATCATCGTATATACGGACTATCCATTAAAGCAG GCCATTGAGCTTGGGACATACGATATTCAGTTTTTGCCGCGAAAAGCTAAAAAGGGGCAGGTACTCGCTAACTTCCTGGTTGAAATTCAGTCGTTCACTCCTGACGCCCTGCCAGAATTACTAGAATCAGAAAATCAATGGTTGTGGACAATGCACACTGACGGAGCATCCAATTCCCAAGGGGCTGGTATTGGCGTCGTATTAGAAGCTCCCTCGGGCCTCAAAATCGAAGAAGCCATTCGTTTAGAGCAACCCACGacgaataatgaagcagaatatgaggcactaATCTATGGTTTGGAACTCGCACGTGAAATGGGAATCCAGCGTCTAAACGTTAGAGGCGACTCGCAGCTTATGATAGAGCAAGTGGCTGGGAATTTCGATACCAAAGCACCCCATCTGGCTAGCCTCCTACAGAAGGCAACTGTTTTACGATCGCATTTTCGCCAGTTCGACCTCACACAAGTACCTCGGGAGCAAAATCAGAAGGCCGATGCCCTTGCCAAATTAGCTTCTGCGGGAGCGTGCACACGCCAATCTTCCATATCTTTAAGCCGATCAAGCAAAGATATGGAAGTCTGTTCCACCTCATCCGAACCTGAATGCTGGATAGATCCGATCATCAAGTACTTGACCACCTCCGAGCTCCCACCTAATCCGAAAGATGCAAAACTTCTGCGCCTTCGGGCACAACGCTATTCCATGATCCATGGCACGTTGTACCGAAAATCCTTCAATGGCCCATATCTGCGATGTTTGCGCccatcagaagctaaaaaatTGCTAGAAGAAATACATGAGGGGGCATGCGGAAATCACACAGGGGGACGAAGCTTGGCACACAAAGCGCTTACAGCAGGATATTACTGGCCGTACATGATGACAGAGGCACGAGATTATGctaagaaatgtgacaaatgccaacgatttgcacccaccatccatcaacCTGCTCAAACCCTACACTCCATTGTTgcaccttggccttttgcaaaatGGGGAATGGATGTAGTAGGTGAACTTCCTAAGGCCGTTGGTGGAAAACGATATGCTTTTGTAGCcactgattacttcacaaaatgggttgtgGCAGAGGCGTACGTCACGGTCAGCAAAACAGACACTATGTCCTTCATCTGGAAGCATATTATATGTCAATTTGGAATACCCTGGGAGATAGTCGTCGACAACGGCACTCCGTTCCAAAATGCAAAGGTACAAGAACTATGCGACACGTACAAGATCAAGCTAAGCTTCGCCTCTGTTACTTACCCACAGGGTAATGGTCAAGCAGAGGCTTCCAACAAAGTCATCTTTGCCAACATTAAGAAGAATTTGGAAGACAAAAAAGGAGCATGGGTAGAAGAATTACCGAAAGTGTTATGGGCTTATAGAACAACAAAAAGATCCTCCACGGGGGAGTCTCCCTTCGCCATGGTTTATGGAACAGAAGCTATCATCCCAACTGAAGTCGGTCAGCCTACACTTCGGACAGAGATTGCATCTGATCCAACAACGAACACCATTCAATTACTGCACAACCTAGACCTTCTAGAAGAAACACGTACAATGGCCCAAATGAGACTGGAAAATTATCAGAAGGTAGCAGAACGCTACTACAACAAAAGGGTCCAATTACGCACATTTCAAGAAGGAGATTGGGTTCTGCGTAAG CAAGGTTCGCACCCTGCACGTTGGAACCAGACTGAATCTCAACAGTTCATGGCAACAAGGCCACTACGCACAGCATATGTACAAGATCCTACCGCTTCTGCGTGCACGCTTCACTGGATTTTGTACCgcattctaatctga